The genomic DNA CTGCGAAATGAGCGATAACGTCGGCGTCGCCTTTCTCCACGGCGGCGGGCCGGTCAGCAACATCACCGTGGTCGATTCGCTGCTGCTGGGGACGACCACCTGGAGTTATTACAGCTCCGGCGCGAAGTCGGTCCGGTTCGTCCGCACCCGGATCGTCGGCGCTGTCGTCAATCTCATCGGTGGAGAGCAGGGCGAGGTCTTCGAAGACTGCCTCCTGACCAACGATCCGGCCGAGGCGCCGCGGGGGCAGACCCCGTTCAGCCCCAGCGGGTTCATCATCCAGGATGCGGTGCGAGGCGTCCGCTTCATCCGTGGCGAGATCCGCAATGGTCAGCCGGTCAGTTCGCGGAACGGCAACCTCGACCAGATGACGCTCGAAGGTACGACGATCCGCGCGACTGCCGGCTCGCTCATCGTGTACGGGCGATGCAGCAAGGGATGCCGATTTGTCGAGGACGGCGGGACGATCGGCGGCCTGCCTGGCGGTGCGGACGGGAAGGTCACGATCGGTCAGGCAGAGGATGGCTGGTCGCTCGTGCGCCGCGGGCGCACGACCCGTTTTCCCGCCACAGTTCGTCGCTAGTCAGGCGGCGGTTAGAGCAGGCGCGGCCTTGCCCGCGTGCTGGTCGTCGAGCCACGCCTGGAACATGAGGACCGCCCACAACGCCTGCGACGATTCGCGTTCACCCGAAAGGTGCCGCCGCCAACGATCGGCGACTGGGGCCGGATCGAACAGGCCCTGAGCGGCCAAGCGGCGGGGATCGAGCAATGCTTCTGCCCAGTCACGCAAGTCGCCTTTCAGCCAGGCGCCGATCGGCACCGAAAAGCCCGCCTTGGGCCGCTCGAACAACTCGCGCGGGGCGTGGCGGAAGAGGAGACGGCGGAGCACCTGCTTGCCCTCCCCGCCGGCGATCTTCATCGTCAGCGGTATGCGCGCTGCCACCTCGGCCACGCGATGATCCAGGAACGGCGCTCGGGTTTCGAGGCTGACCGCCATGGACGCCCGATCGACCTTGCACATGATGTCGTCGGGCAAATAGGTCATCGCGTCGCAATACAGCGCCCAGACCGCGTCCGGCATTGCGGCGTTACCCGGCAGACCGCCTGGACCGCCGTCCGCGCCAAGCACCGGTGTCCCTTCGACATGCCATTCGTCGAGGAAGGCGCCGTAAACGTGGCGGAACTCGCGCGCAGAACTCACCAGGCGCATGCCTTTGCGCAGCTTCGTGCCGATATCGGGCCGGCGCCAGCCGGGTACTGCGCCGGCGAGCGCGTCCCACGCCCGGGGTGATACCCGGGCCAAACCTCCGCCCACGCCCGCACGTAATGGCCGCGGAATGCGCCGTGCCACCGCCCATGCGCGCGGAACCGTGACATGGCGGTTGTAGCCGCCGAACAGCTCGTCCCCGCCATCGCCGGACAGCGCGACGGTGACATGCTCGCGCGCGAAAGCGCTGACGATATGGGTGGGGATCTGCGACGGATCCGCAAAAGGCTCGTCATAGATCGCGGGCAGGCGGCGGATCCCGTCCTGCGCCTCGCGCACCGTCACGTAGCGCTCGTGATGCTCGGTGCCGAAATGGCGCGCCACCGCCTTGGCGTGACCGGCTTCGTCGAAGCCCTCTTCCTCGAAGCCGATCGTGAAGGTCTTCACCTGCCCCGGCCAGTGCTTCTGATAGAGCGCGACGACGGTCGAGGAATCGATCCCGCCCGACAGGAAAGCGCCGACGGGAACGTCGGCTACGGCCTGACCGGCTATTGCATCGGTCAGTGCCGCTTCTAACGCTGCATCGGCGTCGGCTTCGCTGCCGAACGGCGACGCGAGACCTTCCTCGACGACATCGCGATACGACCAGTAATTGCGCAGGTTCATCGCGCCTGCCTCGCCCGGGCCAGGTAGAGTGTCACGCGCAGCGATCGGCCGGCTCGCGTCGATCGAGAGAATGTGCCCGGGCAACAGCTTGAACAACCGCTCGTGGA from Allosphingosinicella indica includes the following:
- the asnB gene encoding asparagine synthase (glutamine-hydrolyzing); its protein translation is MCGIAGLIAAAPVDRGTLLGMSGSIAHRGPDDESCWIGLEGRVGLAHRRLAIVDLSPAGRQPMASADGRFILAYNGEIYNHGELRKALEADTGPRAWRGRSDTEVLVECVAAWGLDATLGRAVGMFAIALWDERERKLHLVRDRFGEKPLYFGWVGGDFVFASELKAIRTLPRFENPISRRALSLFAARAYIPAPFTIHERLFKLLPGHILSIDASRPIAARDTLPGPGEAGAMNLRNYWSYRDVVEEGLASPFGSEADADAALEAALTDAIAGQAVADVPVGAFLSGGIDSSTVVALYQKHWPGQVKTFTIGFEEEGFDEAGHAKAVARHFGTEHHERYVTVREAQDGIRRLPAIYDEPFADPSQIPTHIVSAFAREHVTVALSGDGGDELFGGYNRHVTVPRAWAVARRIPRPLRAGVGGGLARVSPRAWDALAGAVPGWRRPDIGTKLRKGMRLVSSAREFRHVYGAFLDEWHVEGTPVLGADGGPGGLPGNAAMPDAVWALYCDAMTYLPDDIMCKVDRASMAVSLETRAPFLDHRVAEVAARIPLTMKIAGGEGKQVLRRLLFRHAPRELFERPKAGFSVPIGAWLKGDLRDWAEALLDPRRLAAQGLFDPAPVADRWRRHLSGERESSQALWAVLMFQAWLDDQHAGKAAPALTAA